The DNA sequence ATgctcaaataaataataaaaatttcatcTAATACTACGATAATACATgttagatatatttttattcataagatctaaaaaatttaacttaattattgattttaataaacttgaaaatattaatgtttaaaTAAGTAACGAAAAAAATGACTCTCATAATGTTCATTGATTAATTTTTGAGTTCTTGATTCCAATCACTATTAACAAGAATAAGAAGTATAGTTGCTTACATGTTATTAAAAATGggagaaaggagagagagagcAAGATAGGGCTAGGAAAACACCGGAAGGATCCCTAGATTTGGAATCGGGAGGAGTATGTTCATTTGAAACGGGATTCCTTCAGCATCTTTGTGGACAGTTTGCCAGAGAACATTTTGAAGAAGAAATTATTtggactattttcttggacgGAAAGGATTAACGATATCTATCTTTCAAGGAAGCTGAGAAAGGGAAGGATCTACCTTTTCGCATTCATACGATATACTACGAAGGGGGGAGCATTGAAAGCAATTGCAGAAATGAACCGCATGAGGGTACGAGGGAAGGAGATGTTTTTAGGAGAGGCTAAATACAGAAGAGAGAATGCTACGGGAGGGAGGACTATGGCTATTGCCGATGCACGGAGAGATGCCACTGCGGTAGTGGCTGGTCGAGGAATCGGGAACCATCAGGCGGGAGTTCATGCCAACGATAGCAAATGTGCAGGTGGAATCACTTCAGCTCCGAGCACGGTTTCGGGGAAGGAGCTGACGTCAGTGGGAGTGAAGGGTCTGGAGGTCCCTGTGACTACGGCTAATATGCACTGGTTGCAGAAGAGTGTTATTGGGAATACCACGAGAGAAATTGACTTCCGGGTGTTGCACGAATTAGCCCGAAAGCTTGGCCTCGCGTTGTCAAAATTTGTGACGTTGGGAAGTACAAGACCTTGTTGATTTTTGATACCGCCGAGAGTGCGGAAGAGGTGTTGGGGCTATACGAGGATAGCCTTCTGCAGTTTTTTCAGAGTGTGTGTCACTGGAATGAACAGGAACAGTTTGATATAAGAAGAGTGTGGCTTGAGTGTCATGGAGTCTCGTTACATGTTTGGACGGAGGATACATTCCGGGAGATTGGTGGCCAGTGGGGCAAGGTGGTCGCTTGTGAGGACGAACCAAACGCAGTCACGTCATTCTGGGTTGGGCGGGTACTGGTAGATACATATTGGTTTGATGCTATTCAGGAGAGGATTCGCTTATCTGTAGGGTCGGATGGCTTCGATGTGTGTGTCAAGGAGATGGAAAGCGGTTTGCAAGGATGGGCGGCTGGCGTGACGCAAGTTGTTGTGGAAGGGCATGAGGGAATGGGTGCGAGTAACGCCGGTGGTCATAGAATTCCCATGCAGCGGGAAGGTTGGGACACGGCGGCTGAGATGGTGGCCCTGACAAATAGAATGGGAGAAAGGCCGGAGGGCATAGAAGTAATTACCCCCTGAGATATTGAACGAATAGAGTAActattttttgaattcaaaaaCATCAACGGCAATGGATACGGATTTTGCTCCCAAAGAGGGAAGGGCTGACCATGCAGCAGTTACGTCAGAAAGAACCTTATCTTGGGATTATGATGAAGATCAGGTGGGTGAAGGGGAGATTACAAGTAGGGTTAGGGTAGGTTTGGGGGCTAGAAAGGCCAGAGACATGGGATATAGTTCCAAGGCCCAATTAGAGTTGACTAAGGAATCTGAAGGAGGATTGGGCCTAACCCACCAAGGCACACACGCCATGCCTGTTGCTGGAACTGGAGCCGGGCTGGTGTTACTTGGGCCTGAGCTGGAGCGGGTCGGAGGCAACCCGGTGTAGTGTCCTCCTTCGACGCGACTAAGGGGTAAGGTTGATGTGGCTCTGCGATGCGGCGCCAAAGAGGGGAAACAAGGCGGCAGAAGGGGAAGGGCGGCCTCCGGTGACCTTAACCCAGCGAATGAGGCACACCTTCCTATCTCAGGTGGCGACCTCCCGGAGTCCACCGCGTTGGGGTTGGGTGCTGTGGCGATGACGAGCCAAGCGGCGGTCGGGGAGGGATGGCTGGTTCGGTTGGCGACCCAGGCTGGGACTAGTGGAGCGTGATAGGGACCGCCTGATTCATGGCCTTGTGCCGCGGGTAGGGAACATGGTAGGTCTGTGGTGGGAAGGAAACTCACTGGGGAGGAGGAACGGGGAGAAGACTATGGTGGATCTGTGACGCGGGCGACACCGTCGGTGAGCGGTGGGCTGGAGACGAAGCTCTCTGGCGGCAGAGTAACGGAACATGCGGTGGCATGTGATGGACATGTTGataagagacataaaggagtgTAGTGCGGTCAGCTGGATGGAGATGAAACAAGGTTGGGAGACCCATCTGTGGAGCTGCAATGGAAAGAAGGTGACCTGGGTGAGCAGTGTAGTGGTCCGGAAGATGAGGGTCTGGTCGAGGGCAGTGGCACAGGTGGCTCTCCAGCTCTGGTTGGTATTCCATCGGAGCTTCATATCGGTGGTACGGAGGAAGCCTCAAAGGGCCAGTGCAATACCACTTGTGATGGGGGAAGTGAAGCTGAATCGGAAACGACTGAGAACATATGGGCAGCTGAAATGCAAGAAAACCGAGAAGCATGGAAACTTGCAGTGGAATCTAGGGCAGTGCAATGTGATGAGGAAGATGACATTATGGCAATTTTACAAGCACAGAATGAGGTAATCGCGCAGAAGAAAAAACTAGCGAAGCAGAAGGAGAAAGCACAGAGAAGTCGAccgaaaaattgaaaaaaagtGTGTATAAATACTTTAAAATGATCTTTAGCTCATGGAATATTAGGGGGTTGGTGGGAGTTGGAAAAATGAGCATGGTAAAGAATTTTAGGAGAAAATTTAACTTGCATATGTTAGGATTGATAGAGACAAAAAAGAGGTCATGAATAACTTTGGAATAGTGCAACTGTGGGGAAATACGGCAGTTAAATGGGAGTTTATGGGGTCGGTTGGTGCTTCAGGTGGTCTGTGTTTGATGTGGGATGAAACAGTTTTCAGATGAACAACTGCTATAAAGGAGATAGATGGTTGTGTGTGGAGGGTGTCTTactcaaaaataatttttcttgtgcTTTCTGCTTAGTTTATGGTCTGCATGATAGGGAAGGGAATCATGGTTTGTGGGAAGAGCTGAGCTTCTTATATGGGCTATGTCAAGTCCCGTTTTGTTACATGGGGGATTTTAACAAGGTAACTCATATGGAAGAGAGGAAGGGAGCTACTTCTTTGACGGTGTCTGCAGCAGAGTTTAGAACATGGATTCAGGATATGGAGCTAGTGGACTTGGCACTCACTGATCGCTTGTTCACCTGGTTCAGGGGACAATCTTGCAGCCGCATTGATAGGATTCTGGTTAGTTTGAAATGGTTAGAAGAGTTTCCTGAAACAAGGCTGAGAAGAGGCCCAATAGGGTTATCAGACCATTGTCCAATGATTGTGGAGGTCACTCGGCTTAGAGGGGGGCCAAGACCTTTTCGGAGTCTAGACTCTTGGTTTACTCACGATGGGTTTTTGAGGATGGTAAAGGAAGAATGGAGGAGATTAGGTGAGGTACAATTCATAGATAAGTTAAAGGCTTTGACAACCCCACTGAGCAGATGGCATAGAAAGAACTTTGGGGACATGGACACAAGAATTACACAGCTTGAGGATGAAATAAAGAAAGTAGATGACAGGGTAAGTACCGAAGCGGCTGATGGGACGGTTGAAGCTAGGAGAAAGGCGCTCGTGAGCTTCTGTAGAAAATGGTATATCAGAAAGGAGTTACATTGGAAGCAAATGTCACGATCTCGACATGCAAAGGAGATGGATAAAAACACCCGTTATTTCCACAATTTAGCCTCGGCCCGAAGAAGATCCAATCGGATTGATGCCTTGATGATAAGTGGGAGGTTGGTAAGGAATCAAGCCAGGATCAAGATTGCTATACGTGACTTCTATAAGAGGCTGTACCACCAAGAGACAATGCCGAATATTGAGTTTAGGGATGGACTGGTAAAGCAGATTCATGAGGAGGAGGCAACAGCGTTAGAGGTGATGCCAACCTTTGAAGAAATAAAGGATGCCGTTTGGGATTGTGAGTCAACAAAGGCACCAGGCAGTGATGGGTATAATATGAATTTTATAAAGAAGTGTTGGGGAGAACTAGGAAGGGAGTTTACCGGAGCGGTGATAGGGTTCTTCCAGTCAGCTACGCTACCTAGTGAGTTGAATGTCACTTGGGTGGCACTGGCACCGAAATTTACTAGCGCTAGAGAAATTATTGGGTGGCACTGGCACCGAAATTTACTAGCGCTAGAGAAATTAAGGATCTTCGGCCGATTAGTTTGGTGGGTTGTGTCTATAAGGTCATATCTAAGGTGTTGGTCCGGAGGATGCGGAAAGTAATGCCGGGTTTGGTAAGGGAGACACAGAGCGCCTTCGTAAAGGGCAGGAAAATACATGACAGGGCTTTAATCGCCTGTGAAACAGTGCACTGGTTGAAGTCACGGAAAAAGAGCTCAGCCATAATAAAGCTTGATTTCCAAAAGGCTTATGATAGGGTCAGGTGGAGCTTTGTAGATATTGTTCTGCAAAAAATGGGATTCGGCCAGAGGTGGAGAGGGTGGGTCAAGGAGTGTGTATGCTCTGCATCTATGTCGATACTTGTCAATGGATCACCTTCGAAGCCGTTCAAAATGGAACAGGATTTGCGGCAAGGCGACCCACTATCTCCCTTTCTGTTTGTGTTAGTTGTTGATGTACTTCATCGGATGATTGGAGAGGCGGTGAGAAACGGACGTATCTCTCCGCTACTGGTTGGAAGGGATAACATTGAATTGTCCCACTTGCAGTTTGCAGATGATACTATTCTTTTATACCCGACTGAAGAGGGGACCATCAGGAATTATAAACGTCTGCTTCGATGCTTTGAACTGATGTCCGGGTTGAGCATTAATTTTGAGAAGTCCAGCTTTATCCCGGTCAATTGTGATAGGCTATGGGTCCGTCGCATGTGTCTTCTGTTGGGTTGTAAGGAGGCGTCGCTTCCAGTCAGATATCTGGGCATTCCACTAGGAGCAAATCTGAGACTGGTAAAGACATGGTAACCGGTAATTGATAAGGTGGAAGAAAAATTGAGTTTGTGGAAAGCAAAGTCCCTTAACAAAGCAGGTAAGCTGGTCCTCATTAAGTCTGTCCTTAATAGCCTACCTGTTTACTATCTCAGTCTATATAAGTTGCCAAAGACTGTGGCAGAGAAGTTGATTTCCCTCCAACGACAGTTCTTGTGGAGTACGGAAGATGGGAGGTACGGGATACCGCTTGTGAAATGGGAGGTGGTAATGGCTCCCAAGAAGGCAGGTGGTTTAGGAGTTGGCGATGCAGTGATTCGAAATACAACATTGCTTTTTAAGTGGTGGTGGAGGTTTTCTAAAGAAGACTGTCCTTTATGGAAGAAAGTGGTTTGCTTCTGTAACAAGATGGATAGTGCTGTGATGCTGGGAGCCCAGCCTGTACCCACAACAGGGGGTCCTTGGAAGGATATCTGTCAGCTATAAATAAGTGAGCCGCAGGTGAGGCAAAAGATGATCGGAGGGATGGCTATGGACCTCGGGGATGGTAGAACAATCCGCTTCTGGGAGGATAGCTGGCTACCTAATGGGGTGTTGAAAGACTTGTTCCCTAGGCTCTTCTCGGTTTCAAACCTTCATAGATCTGTTATAGGCGAGTGTGGGTTTTGGGATGGGTTGGAGTGGATTTGGAGTTTTCAATGGAGGAGAGAGTTGTTCCAATGAGAACTAGATTTAGTAAACCAACTTCATGAGATATTACAATCAGTAAAGCCCACAGCTGAGAGAGCGGATAGAGTGGtatgaaaatttgataaaacaGGCGTTTATTCAACTACGTCCTTTATGCGAGTTGTGCAGGCGGAAACTCTTTCGGAAGAAATCACTAGCTATAGCTTTACTAGTGCGGTTTGGAAAGGGTTTGTCCCTCCAAGGATTGAGCTTTTTTCTTAGTTTGTGTTGGTCAGTAGGGTGAATACCAAGGATAGATTGTGTAGACTACGGGTTATTAATCCGAATGACAATTTGTGTGTGCTATGCTGTAAATCTGTGGAAACTGATTTTCATTTGTTTCTTGATTGTGATATCACTTGGCAGGTGTGGTGTGCTTGGCTGCTTGCCTTTGGACGGCGGTGGAGCTTTCCAGGTACACTAAAGTACCACTTTGAAAGCTGGACGAACACATCGCCAAGAAAGGTGGACAGGAAAAGGTAGTTTATTGGATTCTTTGCTGTTATTTGGACAGTCTGACTGGAAAGGAATGACAGGCTTTTCCGAAATCAAGCCTCAAGTGTGGTGGGAATTATCAACAGATCGTTTTCGTATCCGGAGGAATGGATTGGTGGGGAGCCCTTTAGTTGTTGATGGCCATGCCGAAGATAACTAGGAGTTGTGGtttttttacttttgatgtTGCTTCTAGCTACTTTTATTGCTCCACTCTATTGTGCTGAGCTCTCTTTACTTCAAAAAAAAAGTAACGAAAAAATcaactaataataaaataataaatattagatGCATTTTACCAAATCAAATATCAAAAGATTGATTGTATTTTTAGCATTTATATTTAAATGCTATAATTTATGATTTTggatatattttaaaaataatttatatataacatcatatttttagatgtgttataattgaaaaaaattataaatataccATGCATCTACATCTTCttatttaaacttttaattttgtgtgcatctttaatcaaattaattaagtaTGAATTACTTTATTTGTACCAACTCTAAtattattagaataaaatacGATCAACCTAGTtccaattaaataaaatagattattatatttatttttaaacataattaaaaatattgagtATCATACTAGGATAAAGTAATTAAAGAAACATACAAAATAGATAATCACATAGGgcaaagaataataataataataaaatataaatttaacgtGGTATATATATTAGGAGAAATGGAACATCTTTATCTTTGAATTGACTTGAAGAGACTTTTACAGTTTTACTCCGTCAACCTCACAAGACTGTTTCCTCTTACGCTAGAAAAGCTTGAGGAGTAGAAGAGCTCCGAAAAAAGGACTACAAGTTTTAAGTTAACTGGATTCGCTAAGGGTGGCGTGATGAATGTTGGTTTTTTGATATCTAGTTGTTGGTGATAATAAAAAcgtaaaagaagaaaataataattaactcTAAAATGGTTATGAAGTTAGAGAAATTTtaggatttaaattttaaattaatcttaattaCCAATACATGTATCTACAAAAtagaaatatattttaattaaaaaataattaaataacttTAAAGGTTGACTAAAGACTGGTATTTCTCTAAGGATAAACATCAAATAATTAACTAAGTTAATCGAGTGACTAACTTATTCGTCCGCTTAAAAAAGTATCGGATAATTGAATCTTGTCTTGGACATATAACAATCTATAGACCAATAACAAATCtttaaataaaactcaaatcTATATAGGTCAGTTATCGACTtgtgaataataaaaaagaaaacatcaTAATTAAATCTTAAATCTTCCAAGTGTTTAGGTAGATTTATTTACCCTGTGTTTAAACTGTGCTAGTTTGAAAACTATATGGGTCTTCTTTTGTCAGCTATATATATTTCGATTTCTTGACCAAacgaatatatatatatatagacatgTCTATCCCATGATAGTTACCTTGTGATATAATTTGCCGGTTTCTCGTGCATTAGGGATTGACTTCTCAATCAACCACCAAGCCAGGCCACCAATCTCTGTTTTTAATAGGtacataattaatattaatttgtcacattatattatttatatatcataACGACAATGATAGTGGGGATCTTGTTTTGCCAATGTCCATTTTTATTAGGAAACATAGGTAGCCCTATCCAAATTCCTAACAACACCTCAATATATAGAATTTTCCAACTTGATGTGTATATAGTAGCAGGTagccaatttttaaattatgGGGGCAAACAGCAACGTGACATTTGGATACCAATAAAAATAGGCAATGTTGGAAGAGGTTGGCGGCTATGCTTAGCTTCAAAGAAATAAGAGAATGTCGGACCAATAATAATTCAGTCCTATATAGTAAGCTGTAACTGTATTcgttaaattaattatttatatgcaGCTAGCCTTACAATTTAGTTTGGTTAATATATTCTATATCTATGAAAGCCACTAACTGAGCCGCGTCAATCATTTTGGCTAACCAATATAATTAGTATTCCTCTAAAGTGGTCACCCTCATACATGCCcgactattttttttttaaaatatttaattactttATTAGTCTGTATAACTCTATCAAATTCCTAATTAATTCATACTGTTTAAACATTTATAATTGAGTTCTATTACTcgataaaatttttaatgtatcTTTACTATTAGAATAATAGTTATCTGTAAAAAAATGCAATGATCATAGGATATTTGctcataaattattttataattcatCTGACATGAAATATATaaatgaatatttttaaaatatttcatatttgtttgagttttttttatatcaaaattaaggATTCAATACAGTAAGGAATTAAGAAAAGAAGCTAcattctccccttttttttaaatcattttttagAATGAAGAAGCATATTATGGGCTTTGTTTTTTCTGAGGTCAGAGGGAAATTTCTAATTAATACTTTTTTCTAGGCACTCATAATCTAAAATATAACATTATTTTTCCAGTAAACTTATTGGCCAACTACCTGGCCTGCGTTGTGATTTTCTTCTTGGGTTTCTCTCTGCATTGGCATTTTAATATAGCTTAACGTTATTGACCCAAAAAGGTAACtacttaatttttaaaataaaatcaatcgGCTGCCCGTCCAAAAACTATATTAGGTTGGTTCACGTTCGTATAATTGGGccaattttgaactattttgcTATATCCATCCGTTGTTTGGATTTGAATGGGCCTAATGTTATTCATTGTAGGTTCTTACTCTTTATCTTGTCAAAAACTTAGCAGCCAGTAgttttctttaataaaaaacaaaactaATAAACCAACTTGGGTTGGTCGAGTGCTCAGTTCACTCGTCTGCTTAAACAAGTGTTGGGGATTC is a window from the Arachis stenosperma cultivar V10309 chromosome 3, arast.V10309.gnm1.PFL2, whole genome shotgun sequence genome containing:
- the LOC130966991 gene encoding uncharacterized protein LOC130966991, with product MEERKGATSLTVSAAEFRTWIQDMELVDLALTDRLFTWFRGQSCSRIDRILVSLKWLEEFPETRLRRGPIGLSDHCPMIVEVTRLRGGPRPFRSLDSWFTHDGFLRMVKEEWRRLGEVQFIDKLKALTTPLSRWHRKNFGDMDTRITQLEDEIKKVDDRVSTEAADGTVEARRKALVSFCRKWYIRKELHWKQMSRSRHAKEMDKNTRYFHNLASARRRSNRIDALMISGRLVRNQARIKIAIRDFYKRLYHQETMPNIEFRDGLVKQIHEEEATALEVMPTFEEIKDAVWDCESTKAPGSDGYNMNFIKKCWGELGREFTGAVIGFFQSATLPSELNVTWVALAPKFTSAREIIGWHWHRNLLALEKLRIFGRLVWWVVSIRSYLRCWSGGCGK